The Rattus rattus isolate New Zealand chromosome X, Rrattus_CSIRO_v1, whole genome shotgun sequence genome has a window encoding:
- the LOC116889140 gene encoding FANCD2 opposite strand protein-like, producing MAGYQLSSLGKPLDENLQEMFHTTPTFASNHPLSVSPDFPQSPSDLEVQQCFYEVAVISESPIMNTEKSSELPGHTPESQKGTAAKNKPTIRKPQPIRLIGVDSVFGTGITVQPPKCTETFKVSETSAFSKIVSKQKQRPIEIRDSQIDMALIMCKHTLRFIFLLYVVYKMCIFAVQHSQ from the coding sequence ATGGCAGGATACCAgctctcttccctgggaaagcCCCTGGATGAGAATTTGCAAGAGATGTTCCACACAACACCTACCTTTGCTTCCAATCATCCTTTAAGTGTCTCACCTGACTTCCCACAGAGCCCCTCTGATCTTGAAGTACAACAGTGCTTTTACGAAGTTGCTGTAATCTCAGAGAGCCCCATCATGAATACAGAAAAGAGCTCAGAATTACCTGGCCATACACCTGAGTCACAGAAAGGTACAGCAGCCAAGAATAAACCAACCATTAGGAAGCCACAGCCCATTCGTCTCATTGGAGTGGATTCAGTCTTTGGCACAGGTATTACAGTCCAGCCACCCAAGTGCACTGAAACCTTCAAAGTTTCTGAAACATCAGCCTTCAGTAAAATTGTCAGTAAACAGAAACAGAGGCCCATTGAAATCAGGGATTCACAGATTGATATGGCATTGATCATGTGCAAACATACGCTAcgtttcatttttcttctgtatgTGGTGTACAAAATGTGCATTTTTGCCGTGCAACACTCCCAGTAA